The following DNA comes from Hahella chejuensis KCTC 2396.
AAGACGAAATGAAAAAGACTTTGATCGCTTCAGCTGTTGCCGCTGCAACGATTTCTTCTACCACTTTTGCGATGGATCCAGCTTCTGAGCTGGCTGCACGTCTGGACTCTATGCCTACCGTTTACGGTAACATTCAGTTAGTTCAGTCATATGTAAATGTCGATACTGGTGCTGGTGAGTCCAGTAACACTGACTTTGCTGATAATGGGTCTACTATCGGTTTCAAACACAAACATGAAATTATGCCTGGCGTTGAAGGTTTCTTCAAAGCAGAGTTTCATTTTGATGCGGATGACCAAGCCACTAACACAGGTTTAGGCGAGAAGTTTGACGAGGCTTATATCGGTGTTAAAGGTGATTTCGGTACAGTTTTGGCTGGCTCTGAAGATACCGTTTATGAGTGGGTTGACCAAATTGACCTGTTCGAATCAGTGGGTGTTGCAGGTGACGTGGCAGGAATGGCGGAGAGCGACACTCTGCACTACTATTCCCCTAGCTTTAGTGGTTTCACCGTTGGTGTAACCAAATCCTTGGAAGGTGGCTCAGAATATACTGCTTCTGTCGCTGCTAAGTATGAAATGGAAGCACTTCAGGTTGTATTGGGTTATGCCATCAATGATCTGGACGGTGGTGAAGATGTAATCGGTTTGTCTGGTTCATATAAATTCGGCGACTTTAAAGTAATCGGTCAGTTCGAAACTCAAGACGAGAATGTTGATTTCTGGGCGCTTGGTGGTGTTTACACTATGGGCGCTACTCAGTTTGCTGCTGCTTATGGTTTTGCTGACTTTGAAAGCGATGAAGAAGCAAGCGAAATTACACTTCAGGCTCTGCACAACCTGTCTGACAACATGTATGTATATGTTGAATATGATCTGAAAACTCTAGAACCTGCTGGCGGTGGTGACGACACTGACGTCGAAACTTTCAATGTTGGCGCAACCTACGCGTTTTAATATTGTCTGAAAGCATTTTCAGAAAGAAAGCCGGCTCATAGAGCCGGTTTTTTTTTTGCGCGAAAAAATTGGAGAGACTAAAACTTCATAGTGAGTTTACAGAGGGGAATCATGAAAGAAGTCGAGCTTAAGTTTTCTTTTCCGCGAAAGAGATTGGTAAAAACGAACTCTGATCTCATGGCTATTTGGGGAAGCCCAAGCTCAAACACAATACTCCAAAACGTCTATTACGATACCCCTGATTTTGCTATGCAGCGCTCAAGGGTTGCCTTGAGGTTGCGGAATTTAGGAGGTGCATGGGAGCAAACTTTAAAAGGGGGGGGGAGAGATGCGGCTGGCTTGCATGTTCGCGATGAGTGGAACTGGCAATTATCAGATAACAAGTTGGATGTTTCGAAACTTTCAGGGATTGATGTTGTCAAAAATATAGATCTGGGGGATTTGGGGCCTGTATTTAAAACCAACTTTGAGCGTATCAAATGGATGATAGAGGCTAGCGGAAGCGTATTTGAGCTCGCTTTAGACGTTGGTGAGATTAGGGGCGCTACTGGTGTTAGGCCGATATCCGAGATTGAAATT
Coding sequences within:
- a CDS encoding CYTH domain-containing protein, which gives rise to MKEVELKFSFPRKRLVKTNSDLMAIWGSPSSNTILQNVYYDTPDFAMQRSRVALRLRNLGGAWEQTLKGGGRDAAGLHVRDEWNWQLSDNKLDVSKLSGIDVVKNIDLGDLGPVFKTNFERIKWMIEASGSVFELALDVGEIRGATGVRPISEIEIELKEGDVSAVLAVAERIAKQIPCWLSKESKAARGYSLVGAPPIGRECQYEHSESAQLDELIGDLACYMEVIAEGEGNDWYKYVECMAGINSLLTLSGSDRNVGEQIVKAEVESLFQWFSRKQEVGFSEYILNSTAPGLIGLEVLRKMLAG
- a CDS encoding porin; the encoded protein is MKKTLIASAVAAATISSTTFAMDPASELAARLDSMPTVYGNIQLVQSYVNVDTGAGESSNTDFADNGSTIGFKHKHEIMPGVEGFFKAEFHFDADDQATNTGLGEKFDEAYIGVKGDFGTVLAGSEDTVYEWVDQIDLFESVGVAGDVAGMAESDTLHYYSPSFSGFTVGVTKSLEGGSEYTASVAAKYEMEALQVVLGYAINDLDGGEDVIGLSGSYKFGDFKVIGQFETQDENVDFWALGGVYTMGATQFAAAYGFADFESDEEASEITLQALHNLSDNMYVYVEYDLKTLEPAGGGDDTDVETFNVGATYAF